The Desulfovibrio piger DNA segment CTGCACAAAAGACCGGCACCGCGCGCCAGCAGGTGCAGGCCCGCGGGAGCATGGCGGCGCCAGAGGGCGGGGACGGGCGGCAGGAGCACGTCCTGCTTTTTTTCCAGACGCCGCAACACCAGGCTGACGCCGGTACTGATGCAGAGCAGAAGCCCCCCGGCCACGAACAGGGAATTGTAGGCCGGGCCGCCCACGTCCGTGGCCGTGACCAGCCCCATGTGGGCGGTCAGGGTCCGCAGCCCGGCGAACAGGTTTTGCGGGACGTTGGGCGCATTGCCGCTGAGCATGAGCGGGATGAGGGTGTCCCCGATGGCCCGGCCGAAGCCCAGCAGGCCGGCGGTCAGCAGCCAGCGGCGGACGGCGGGCAGGGCAAGGCAGGCAAGGACGGTATCCCTGCTCATGCCCAGGGAAAGAGCGGGCAGGAGCAGGCGGCGCATCTGTTCGCGCAGGGCCACGTCCATGACCAGCACCATGGTGGGGCTGATGAGCAGGGCCAGGACACAGGCGGCGGAGAGCCAGCACAGGCCGGACCCCTGTCCGGCGGCTTCCCTGACCAGAGGCGTGAGCAGGAATACGGCGGCAAAGCCGTAGACCACCGTGGGGATGGCGGTCATGAAGCGGATGAGGCCCGTGAGCCATTTTTGCCAGAACGCCGGGCGGGGATCCTGTAGGGCGCAGGCCAGCCCCAGGGATAGGGGCCAGGCCAGCAGCAGGGCGGAAAAGGACAGGATGAGGGAGCCCGCCAGCATGGGCAGGATGCCGAAGTCCGCGGGGGGACGCCACGCCCAGGAGAAGATCAGGCTGCCCTGGGCGCTCCAGAGCACCGGCAGGGCAAAGCAGCCTACCAGGGCGAACAGGGCGCCCGTGGCAAGGATGACGAGCAGGCCGCACAGGCGGGGCAGGGTCCCGCTATGCCGCAGAAAAGGAAATGCCATGTTCAGTATCCCGGCGGGGCGGCATGGCCGCCCCGCATAGTACGATGACGGATTACTTGCGGCCGGTGGGGATGTAGCCGCTCTTTTCGATGATGGCGCTGCCTTCAGGCGAGTAGATATAGTCGATGAAGGCCTTGGTCAGGCCGGAGGGCGCACCCTTGGTGTTCATGTACAGCAGGCGGGTCAGGGTGTAGGCGCCGGAGGCGGCGTTTTCCTGCGAGGGGACCATCTTGTCGAAGGTCAGGGCAGCCACGCTCTTGTCCACATGGCCGATGCCCACATAACCGATGCCCAGCTTGTCCTGGCCGATGGCCGTCTTCATGGCGCCGTTGGAGTTCACCACATTGGCGGAAGCCACGATGGGGCCTTTTTTCAGGGCCTTTTCCACAAAGACTTCACGGGTGCCGCTGCCGTCTTCGCGGGTGTAGACCGTGATGGGGGCGTCAGCGCCGCCCAGGGCCTTCCAGTTGGTGATCTTGCCGGCAAAGATGTCCTGGGCCTGCTGGGCCGTGATGGCCCGCACCTTGTTGGCGGGGTTGACCACCAGGGCCACACCGTCGATGGCAAAGGGGAAGCTCTGCAGACCGTACTTGGCGATCTCCTTTTCCTTGAGGGCGCGGCCGGTATTGCCGATCTGCACCAGGCCTTCGCCCACCTGCTGCACCCCCACGCCGGAGCCGCCGCCGGCCACGGTGATGCGGATGTCGGGATTGGCGGTCATGATGTTTTTGGCGGCGCCTTTCATGACCGGGATGTGGGCCGTGCCGCCGGCGATATCAAGCGTGCCGGAAAGGCCCTTGAAGCTGTCCAGCGGAGCGGCGTGGGACGTCATGGCAAAGATCAGGCCCGCCATCAGGGCGGGCAGCAGGAAACGGCAGGTTTTCATGATGACCTCTCGTACGGAAAATGTGGGCTGTTGCGGGAACAGCGGGAAACGCGCCGGGCGCGTCGCCTCGAACCGGGAACACCGGCAGAGGACGGGCGCGTGCGTGCGGTCCGGGACCGCGACAGCACACCCCGAAAGCATATCGGGACACATTATCCAGGAAAGGTGCAGGAAAGCGGCGGGCGGGCGATGCTGGGCAGCATCCTACCTCGGAGGCATCGCCCGGAAAGGTCTTGCGCTGTCTGGGAGCCGCCAGGACCATCCGTTTCCGGCACACATGCCTGAACGCACAGATCTCCCCACGGGAGTCCGGCGCATGCGTCAACAGAAACGGATATGCATGGTGACCTCCAGCCATTGCCGCCCAAAGGCGGCGTGTTCACAATAATGTCCCAGTGTAAGAAGAAAGGAAGGCGGGGTCAATACGATGCCCCTGCATACGATAATGCCTTCTTGCCTTGGAGCGGGGAGCATGACTATAGTCTGTCCCCGTTGCCGCAAGACGGTAGCGCGGCAGGATCACTGCGGAACATATCGGGGAGGTACACCATGGCGGTAGGCTGGGCGGGCGACAATGCCGTGCAGGATCAGATCCAGGATTCCATTGCTGACGAGGTGCGGCGGGCCAGAGCCTGTCTGCCCCGGGGCGAGAGCCGTGCTTTTTGTGAGGAATGCGGCGAACCCATCCCCGAAGCCCGGCGGCGGGCCCTGCCCGGTGTGCGGCTGTGCCTGGAATGCCAGCAGGAAGCCGACAAAGAGCAGCACGCCGTGCATCTGTACAACCGCAAAGGCAGCAAGGACAGCCAGCTGCGCTGATCCTGAGCAAGGACAAGGAAGATCGTATGTCGGGCTTGTTGGCGCGTCTGCGGGCGCGCATCCCCCTGGAGGAAGGTTCCCTGGTCCTGATCACCATGATCTGGGGCGCCACCTTCATCATCATCCGCAGTGCCCTGGAAGCCACGGGGCCCTTCTTTTTCGTGGGCGTGCGTTTCGCTTTTGCCGCCCTGGCCCTGATCCTGTTCTCCCTGCCGCTGCTCAAGGACTTCACCTGGCGGGAAGTCTGGGCTGGCATGAGCATAGGCCTGTGCATCTTTGGCGGTTATGCCCTGCAGACCTGTGGCCTTCAGACCATCACGGCCAGCAAGTCGGCCTTCATCACGGCCTTCTATGTGCCGCTGGTGCCCCTGCTGCAATGGCTGGTCATGAAGCGCCCGCCGCATTTGATGGCCTGGGTGGGCATCGCGCTGGCCTTTCCCGGCGTCCTGCTGCTGTCCGGGCCCGATGACAGCAGCGCGGGCTTTGGCTGGGGCGAGATGCTGACGGCCATCAGCGCGCTGGCCATCGCCATGGAGATCATACTCATCGGTCTGGTGGCCCGCAGCGTCAATGCCCGGCGCGTCACCATCGTGCAGGTGCTCATGGCCTCTTTGCTCAGTTTTGCCACCATGCCCCTGGTGGGCGAAAGCGTGCCGCCGCCTTCCTGGCTGGTGCTGGGCAGCGCCTTTGCCCTGGGCGTTTCCACGGCGGGCATCCAGTACGCCATCAACTGGGCGCAGAAAAAGGTCTCGCCCACCCGTGCCACGCTCATCTATTCCTGTGAACCGGTCTGGGCGGGCATCTTCGGCCGCATGGCCGGGGAACGCCTGCCGGGGCTGGCGCTGCTGGGCGGGGCCATGATCCTGGCAGGGGTGCTGGTCAGCGAGCTGAAGCCGGGCGGCCGGAAAAAGGGGAAGGACGCGGCCCGGTCCTAGCCGGATACCTGTTTTTTAGCGGGGATGCCGCTCCTGAAGGCCCGAAGGAGGCAGCAGGCTATAGCCATGCGGGACAAAAGGGGATACCATCCAGAAAGCTCGAAGTATCATACCTTCAGCCATGATGTGTTTGGACGTCCGGACCGGTCTGCTTCGCGCGCATGGGAGCAGCTGCGTGTGGTGCGGCTGCCGTACCGGTCATCGCCTTTCGGAAAGAAGACCCGGCATGGCGGGACCGGAGCCTGAGGCCCGCGCGCATGGGGGATCGCTACCGGCAATGAAGACAAGGGGGTGCACGGATGCCGCATGCCTCTTTGACAGACGATGCGAAGCAACGGAAGATCGCGGAACTGACGCGGCTTTTTTTGCATAAGCACTACTGCGAGAACGATACGGAGCTCCTGCTCTCCCATCTTGACGATGCCTTCAGCTGGTTCGGTGCCGGGGAGCATGAGTACGCCGTCGATCCGGCGACCGTCATCAGGACGTTCCGGGCCTTCGCAGGCAGGGTGCCCCGCTGCGAGATAGGCGAAGAGCACTATGACGTCATCCGGCCCATGCCGGACCTGTTCATCTGTACGGGCATGCTCTGGGTCGCCACTGTTCTGGATTCCGGCATCTGCCTGCGCGTTCACCAGCGCATCACCACGGTTTTCCGCTGGACGGCGCAGGGGCCCCGCTGCTGTCATCTCCACCTTTCCAACCCTTACAGCGAGATGGACGCGAGCGACAGCGGATTTCCTGAAAAAATGGCTGAGGAGTCCCGCCGCTATCTCCGGGAGCAGATCGAGCTCCAGAAAAGGCAGATCGCCGAGCAGCACGACGTCATCGCCCAGAT contains these protein-coding regions:
- a CDS encoding phosphate ABC transporter permease — its product is MAFPFLRHSGTLPRLCGLLVILATGALFALVGCFALPVLWSAQGSLIFSWAWRPPADFGILPMLAGSLILSFSALLLAWPLSLGLACALQDPRPAFWQKWLTGLIRFMTAIPTVVYGFAAVFLLTPLVREAAGQGSGLCWLSAACVLALLISPTMVLVMDVALREQMRRLLLPALSLGMSRDTVLACLALPAVRRWLLTAGLLGFGRAIGDTLIPLMLSGNAPNVPQNLFAGLRTLTAHMGLVTATDVGGPAYNSLFVAGGLLLCISTGVSLVLRRLEKKQDVLLPPVPALWRRHAPAGLHLLARGAGLLCSACVLALLGFLLWRGLPVLDAALLVGDAPFWPALLGRFPIWDGIWPACLGTLCLLGITMVLVLVPGIGCGIYLAEYAPPRMQRLLNSLMDILSGVPSIVMGIFGFTLILFLHRLGFAGASSGLLLAGGCLALLVLPALVVTTRTALESLPASLRLSGAALGLRHGQVVRHLLLPQASRGILSGVMLALGRSAEDTAVILLTGVVANAGLPAGLGLRFEALPFFIYYTAAQYQTPEELQRGFGAALTLLALSGGLLLLAWWLHERFRRERQPGMTPLTFSGGPQ
- a CDS encoding phosphate ABC transporter substrate-binding protein, whose product is MKTCRFLLPALMAGLIFAMTSHAAPLDSFKGLSGTLDIAGGTAHIPVMKGAAKNIMTANPDIRITVAGGGSGVGVQQVGEGLVQIGNTGRALKEKEIAKYGLQSFPFAIDGVALVVNPANKVRAITAQQAQDIFAGKITNWKALGGADAPITVYTREDGSGTREVFVEKALKKGPIVASANVVNSNGAMKTAIGQDKLGIGYVGIGHVDKSVAALTFDKMVPSQENAASGAYTLTRLLYMNTKGAPSGLTKAFIDYIYSPEGSAIIEKSGYIPTGRK
- a CDS encoding DksA/TraR family C4-type zinc finger protein; this encodes MAVGWAGDNAVQDQIQDSIADEVRRARACLPRGESRAFCEECGEPIPEARRRALPGVRLCLECQQEADKEQHAVHLYNRKGSKDSQLR
- a CDS encoding DMT family transporter translates to MSGLLARLRARIPLEEGSLVLITMIWGATFIIIRSALEATGPFFFVGVRFAFAALALILFSLPLLKDFTWREVWAGMSIGLCIFGGYALQTCGLQTITASKSAFITAFYVPLVPLLQWLVMKRPPHLMAWVGIALAFPGVLLLSGPDDSSAGFGWGEMLTAISALAIAMEIILIGLVARSVNARRVTIVQVLMASLLSFATMPLVGESVPPPSWLVLGSAFALGVSTAGIQYAINWAQKKVSPTRATLIYSCEPVWAGIFGRMAGERLPGLALLGGAMILAGVLVSELKPGGRKKGKDAARS
- a CDS encoding GGDEF domain-containing protein; this encodes MHKHYCENDTELLLSHLDDAFSWFGAGEHEYAVDPATVIRTFRAFAGRVPRCEIGEEHYDVIRPMPDLFICTGMLWVATVLDSGICLRVHQRITTVFRWTAQGPRCCHLHLSNPYSEMDASDSGFPEKMAEESRRYLREQIELQKRQIAEQHDVIAQMYVEDLSTGLYNRNRYNQVCDSLSGKDCGSLGIAYFDLNGLKKINDLQGHQAGDALIRRTAECLLQAFGKKAYRIGGDEFIVIDRESGREAFHACVENALRAMEESHISISCGISWRAERGNIDEQINEADKKMYLAKRDFYACKEHDRRHYWPEQE